The DNA window CAAGGGTCACGATAAACGGTTGCAACCCGGCGTAAGCCACCAGCGTACCGCTGAACACCCCGCACATCGCCCCAATGCCCAGGGTCGCCATCACCGCCAGCGGCACCGGCACGCCGGCCACCATCAGCGTGGCGCCGAGCACCGCCGACAGCGCCGCCGTCGGCCCCACGGAAAGGTCGATGCCGCCGGAAATGATCACCAGCGTCATCCCCAGCGCAATAATGCCGTTAATAGACGATTGCTGCAAAATATTCAGCAAATTGGGCACGGTCCAAAACATCGGTGAAAGAAAAGAGAAGGTGACAACAATAATGAGCAAACCAATAAGCGTGCCCGCATCACGCAAATTAAACTTAAACAGCGATGCAGGGTTTACTTTTGGCTGAGTATTACCTTGTGCCATCATAATGATTACCTTAGTGATAAAAGCAGGTTACAGTTACAGTGGTTATGTTTTAAGTCAGATCGTTAATCGCATAGCGTGCAATATTTTCTTCCGTAATCGCATCGCCTTTCAGTTCTTTGGTCACCTTCCCTTCACGCATGACCAATACGCGATCCGAGATGCGTATAATTTCCGGCATCTCTGAAGAAACGACCACAATCGCCTTTCCCTGCCGGGCCAGTTTTTCTATCAGATTATAAATTTCCGACTTGGCTCCGATATCAATCCCCCGGGTTGGCTCATCAAATAAAAACACTTTATTATCCGCGGCAACCCAGCGGCCGATTATCACCTTTTGCTGATTACCGCCGCTTAGGGTGCCGATAGGTTTATCAATATTTAACGGCCGCAGTTTCAGATCGCTCATCACTTCCAGCGTAATCTGGTTTAAGCGCGCGTTTTTCAGCAGCCCATAGCGGGTGAATTTCCCCATGGAAGGCAGCGCCATATTCATTTTCACCGCCCGTTCCTTAATGATGCCCTCTTTTTTCCGATCTTCCGGCACCAGGCCAATCCCGGCACGAATCGCGCTGCTGACGTTGAGGTTTTTCACCGGCACGCCATCGATCAGCACGCGGCCGCTGGTTTTGGCGTCAATCCCGGCGATCAGTTTTAGCAGTTCGGTGCGCCCGGAGCCCACCAGCCCGGCGATGCCCAGCACTTCCCCGGCCTGCACGCTGAAACTGGCCGGCAGCACGGCGCTATCGCGCCCCAGTTCTTCGATCCGCAGCACTTCCTGATCCGTGACGAACGACTGGTGCTGCACTTTCTCAATCTTGCGCCCCACCATCTTGGTGACGATGCTCTCTTCCGTTTCGTCGCAGATATTCACCACGCCGACCTGTTTGCCGTCGCGTAAAATCGTGGCGCGATCGCACACCTTAAAAATCTCGTTCATCTTGTGCGAGACATAAATCAGCGAGACGTTCATGGATTTCAGATCGGAAATCAGCTCCGCCAGCCGGTCAAATTCGGTCGGCGTCAGGCTCGACGTCGGTTCGTCCATGGCGATGATTTTGGCCTCATCCAGCAGCGCACGCGCGATCTCGACAATCTGCTGCTGGGAAACCTTCAGGTTTTTAATCGGCTCGTCGGGATTAATGCTGGGATCCAGCCGCCGCAGGATCGATTTCGCCCGCGCGTACTGGGCCTTTCTGTCCACGAACCACCCTTTATATTTGGTCAACGGCCGCCCAAGAAACATATTCTGCGCAACGGAGAGTTCGGGAACGTGCTGCAATTCCTGGTGGATCATCGCAATCCCGGCGCGGCGCGCGGAAAGCGGGTTTTTCATTTGAATCGCCTGGCCCTCCACGCTGATTTCACCGGAGTCCGCCGCCCGCACGCCCGAGAGAATATTCAGTAGCGTCGACTTGCCCGCGCCGTTTTCACCAATCAACGCATGCACTTCGCCGCGCCGGACTGAAAAATCAACGTCCTGCACTGCCGCCACGCTGCCGTAGGTTTTATTGATGCTGCGCATCGTTAAACAGAACTGTTCCATAACCCCTCCGTTGCCTTGCTTAGTGCTGCTCAAGCAACTGGCGCAGCTTGGCGTTGTCTTTGGTCGAGAAAGCATCCGCGTTTTCTTTGGTGATCAACGCCTGCGGGGTGGAAACCACGCGCGAGAGTTTCTGGCCGTCGATCAGGCGCAGCATCACTTCCATCGCCACTTCGCCGGTCAGCACCGGGAAGCTATCCACCGTGCCGGTCAGCTCACCGCGCTTGATCGAGGCATAGGCATCAGAGATACCGTCGGTGCCAAACACTGCCACCTGGCTGGCTTTGCCCAGCGAGCGCACGGCTTCCACAACCCCCAGCGCCATCCCGTCATTGTTGGCATAAAAGCCAATCAAATCCGGGTGCTGCTGCAAAATGGTGGAGGCGGCGTTGTAGGCATTTTCACGGCTCCAGTTGGCCGGAATGCTGGCCACCACGGTGAACTTGCCGTTGGTTTCGATCGTTTCCCGGAACCCTTTAGTGCGCTGCGCTGCGGCGTAAACGCCCGGTTGTCCTTCGATAACCGCCACCTTGCCGCCTTGCGGATGGTGTTTGATAAACCAGTCGGCAACCCTGACGCCGTTATCCTTCTGAACGTTGCCCACGTAATACTGCACGTTCGGCATCACGGCATCGTTCACATTCACCACCGGAATGCCTTTGCTTTTGGCAACTTCATAGGCCGGCTGCAAATTCGCGTCAGTCTGCGGGGAAACCAGCAGGCCATTAAACCCTTGGGAAATTAACGTTTCGGCAATGGAGAGCTGGCCCAGTTGATCGTCTTCATTGGCCGCGGCCTGGTAGGCCAGCGTGAAGCCGTACTTTTTCGCCACGTTTTGATAGCCTTCGCCAAGCGAACGCCAATATTCATTGGTCAGCGTTTTGGAGACGCCACCGATCTTCAGCTTGCTGTCAACGGTGGGCAATGGGCCATACTTGGTGGCCAATTGCGTCCAGTCGGTGCGATCCGGCTCGGTGTCGGATTGCAGCGGCGGCAGGTCCGCCGCGTAAACGCTGGTGCAAAACAGGGTAGAAGCGAGTACAGAGAGTAATTGTTTTTTCATCATCTATCTTTCCTGTTGTTATTGATGGAAATACCGCAGTGGGCTGCGGCGGTGTAGGGATTATCTGGCCAGCATCAGGTCGTTGACGATCTGCTGTGAAGCCACCGCATCCTGCCGGCCAATGGCCGCCAACAGTTCGGCGTTGCCTTCCAGTTTTTCGCACAGCGCTAACAGGCGGGTCACCGTGGCGATATTGGTTTCTGCTTCACGCACCGGATCAAGGCCGCTGGCATCCGGGAAGGTATCGAAGTAGTAAGCGCCCTGATAACCGTCGCGCTTCATCTGCCAGAGGAATTCCAGCGTGGCGCGCGGGTTGACGGAAGCGACCATCAGGCCATCATCGCGCTTGCCCCAACCGTCGTTCAGATCCAGGCCGAGCAGGCGTGAGCGGCGCGCCACCATGGCGGCGGCAAAGGCCGGGACTTCATTGGCAAACAGCACATGGGCAAAATCAAGGGTGATGCCCAGGTTACGGCAGCCGGCTTCTTCCACCGCCAGCAGGCAGGTGGTCGCGTTGGGGAAAATGCTGAAGGCGCGGGGTTCGTTGGGCTTATATTCGATGCTGATGTCGATATCCGGCGCATACTCCGCCACTTCGCGCACTGCGCTGACGGCATCTTCCCAGATTTTTTTGTAATCGGCCTGGAAGCAGTAATCAAAGCCGTCCTGCCCCATCCACAGCGTCATTAAACCCGCGCCGAATTCACGGCCGGCGTCAATGCCGCGTTTGGTCAGTTCGATCGCCTGACGGCGGATTGTTGCATCCGGGTTGGTAAACGCGCCGATTTTAAACTCCGGCGCGTCCCAGCGCATTTGCATACCGTTGACCGCCAGCCCCACGTCTTCAATCTTCTGACGCAAGGTCTTCAGATCGTCGGTGATGTGCTGGGGATAGTTCAGATCCAGGTGGGTTAAGCCTTTCACCGTTCCGGCACGTTCAATCATTTGCAATACCGACGGCTTGCCCTTCAATCCCGGCCAGTAGCGAAAGGCCCCTGACGCAAAGGAGTTCAGACGTGTGGCAAATTTAATTTCCGACATGGGGTGTCCTTCATGTGTTGACTCGTAATGTACTTTACTTATTCACAAATATTAGTGAACTAGTGCATTACTATCATTGCATGCAGGCGGCTGCAAGATCGCTGGATGTTTAAATAATCAATTTGCGAAGTGATTCACGAATTTGCCCGTAGGGGCCGGCAAAGCCGGAGAGTTTGCGAAATGCGCGGCCTTTCGCCGAAAGCGCTATCGCAGAGTTCAGGCCAACGGCGCGTATGCTATTGCACCGCGTCTTTTGCTATAGTCTTTTTTACCTTGAACTCTTTAGCGGACAACAATATGCGCATTCTCGTGGTGGGCGCCGGGGCAACCGGCGGGTATTTTGGCGCCAGGCTGGCACAGGCCGGCAGAGACGTAACCTTCCTGGTGCGGGAAAAACGAGCGGCGGCGCTGCGGGCGAGCGGCCTGAACGTCATCACCCCGCAGGGCGACTTTTCACTGGCGCCGAACATTGCCCAGGCGAAAGATCTCAACGCGCCTTTTGATCTGATCCTGCTGACGGTGAAAAGCTTTGGCCTCGCTGCCGCATTGGACGACATCGCACCGGCGGTGGGCGCCAATACCACCATCATGCCGGTGCTGAACGGCATGGGCCACCTGGCCGTGCTTAAGCAACGTTTTGGTGCCGAAGCGGTTATCGGAGGGTATTGCAAAATCAACGCCACGGTGGATGCCGACGGCAATATCGTGCAGATGACCCCGCTGCATGATATCGCCTACGGTGAACTATCCGGGGAGCACAGCGAGCGCATTCGCCAGATCGACGCGCAGTTCCAGGGGATTGGCGTTAATGCCCGCCTTGCTGACGACATCACCCGTGAAATGTGGGAAAAGTGGTTGTTCTTGTCCAGCCTGGGCGCCATCACTTGCCTGATGCGCGGCAATATCGGCCAGGTGGCGGCGGCCAGCGGCGGCAAAGCCTTTGCCACCGCCCTGATCCACGAAATTGCCGCGACCATCAAAGCGGGCGGATACCGTGAGCGCGAAGGGATGGTGGCCAGCACCATCAATGCGCTGACCGACCCCGAGTCGCCGCAAACCTCATCGATGTACCGCGACATGGTGCAAGGCTTTGCGGTGGAAGCCGACCACATTATTGGCGATCTGGTGCGCATTGCCGCCGCCCATGCGGTGAATGCTCCATTACTGAATGCCGTTTACACCCACCTGTCGGTGTATCAGCAGGCAAGATAATCCCCCCGCCAGTGCCGTGGGGCCTGATAAGCCCCATGCCTGGCCGGCAACCGCAGTAATACTTCCCTTCCCCTTTTCGTCTTCCGTCTTCCGTCTTCCGTCTTCCGTCTTCCGTCTTCCGCCAGACTTACACTTCATATTTTTAAAACATCATTTCATTAAAAATAAAACACGATTTTTAATTTATTGAGAGGTTGGCCACCCTATTCTTTTCACCGCTGCCATTAAATACGCCCCTATGGCAAAAACACAAAGGCTAGCGATTGCACATCCCCCTACCTTACAGATGCACCCCCACTGATCGTACCTATGGCGGGAACACGACGTCTCTTATGGCTATGGGAATAACAGTCATGAAAAAAAGAAAAATCGGACTTATTAACTATTTGGCCTACGGCTCGGGCGATTTCCTGGGCGCGGGCACCACGGCATTAACCGCCGCCTGGCTACTCTATTTCTACACCACGTTTTGCGGCCTTAGCCCCATTGAAGCCACGTTTATCTTCGCCATGGCCAGGGTGCTCGACGCGGTGGTCAGCCCGTTGATGGGCTACCTGACCGACAACTTTGGCGGTACCTGGCTGGGCAAACGCTTCGGCCGCCGCAAGTTTTTCATCCTGCTCGGCATCCCGCTGGTGTTCAGCTACAGCCTGATGTGGGTGGGCCATATGGACTATTGGTACTACCTGTTTACCTACCTGTTCTTCGACGTGATCTACACCATGATCCTGGTGCCCTATGAAACCCTGGTGCCGGAGATGACCGATGATTTCAAGCAAAAGACCAAATTCTCCGGCGCGCGTATCTCCCTGGCGCAGCTTTCCGCGATCCTTGCGGCGTTTCTGCCGGGGATCCTGCTGAGCTATTTCGGCAAGGACAACGCGGTTTCCTTCTTCTATTCCAGCATGGTGTTTTCCATCATTTGCGCCTGCGTGCTGACGCTGGTGTATTGCTTTACCTGGGAGCGCGCTCCGGAGCAAAAATCAGCCGCAGCCCTGCAGGCCGAGCAACAAAAGCTTACCCTGCGCCAAAGCCTGAAGCGCCTGAACGTTGAGCTGACCTCCACGCTGCGCATCCGCATCTTCCGCCAGCACCTGGGCATGTATCTGGGCGGCTACATCGCGCAGGATGTCTTCAACGCGGTCTTCACTTATTACGTGGTGTTTGTGCTGATGCAGACGCCGTCGATGGCCTCCAACCTGATGGGGGTGATGGCGATCATGCAGTTCATCGCGGTGATCGGCATGATCCCGCTGTGCATCCGCTTTGGCCCGGCGCCGTCTTACCGCGTCGTCACCGCCCTGTTCGGCCTGAGCGCCATTTCTTACGCCATTCTGTATTACGCCAACCTTAGCGATATCTTCTCGTTGCTGCTGCTGATCTCCGCCCTGGCAGGGCTGGGGCGCGGCGGGATCAACTATGTGCCCTGGAACATCTATACCTACATTGCCGACGTGGACGAGGCTATCACCGGCCAGCGGCGCGAAGGCATTTTCGCCGGCATCATGACGCTGACGCGCAAGGCCTCGCAGGCCGGTGCCGTGATGCTGGTCGGCATTATCCTGCAACTGTCGGGGTTTGTTTCCGGCCAAAGCGTCCAAACTCCCGCCGTCAGCCACACCATCCTGCTGGTGCTGTGCTTCGGCACGTTAGCGGTGCTGACCCTCGGCTTTATCATTTCGCTGCGTTTCAAATTGAACCTCGCCACGCACAGCGTATTGCGTGAAGAAGTCGCCAAAATGCGCGCTGCCGGCCAGGTGGTGCCAAACCGCATTACGCCGCAGGCGCGCACCACCGTCGAAATGCTGGCGGGCATGCCGTATGAGGCCCTGTGGGGCAACAACAATATTGGCTATCTCAACCGCCATAAGCCGGCGATCACCGCGAGCGTGAAGCTCGCCAACGGCGATGACGCAACGCACGCATCCCCTTATCAACCCTGATTAATCTTTACTGAGAGCCGCATTATGCTGATATACCCCGTAAAACATAGCCCGCTGTTGCGCCAGCCAGAACGCTTCATCAGCCGCGAAGCGCTGCACCAATTGATTCAACGCCTGGTGGACAACCTCATCCACATCACGGATGACAGCGGTGAATTTTTATTACGGCTTGACGACGGGCGCGTGATCGATACCAAAGGCTGGGCCGGCTGGGAGTGGACGCATGGCGTGGGCCTGTACGGCATTCACCGATATTTTCGCCTGACCGGCGATAGCGCGCTGAGCGCCATCATCGACGACTGGTTCGCACAACGCTTTGCCGAAGGTACGCCGACCAAAAATGTGAACACCGTCAGCCCCTTCCTCACCCTGGCCTATCGCTACGAAGAGACCGGCAACCCGCAATGGCTGCCCTATCTGGAACGCTGGGCCGAATGGGTGATGCACGACATGCCGCGCACGCCGCGCGGCGGCATGCAGCACGTCACGCTGGCCGAAGAGAACCATCAACAACTGTGGGACGACA is part of the Gibbsiella quercinecans genome and encodes:
- a CDS encoding sugar ABC transporter ATP-binding protein → MEQFCLTMRSINKTYGSVAAVQDVDFSVRRGEVHALIGENGAGKSTLLNILSGVRAADSGEISVEGQAIQMKNPLSARRAGIAMIHQELQHVPELSVAQNMFLGRPLTKYKGWFVDRKAQYARAKSILRRLDPSINPDEPIKNLKVSQQQIVEIARALLDEAKIIAMDEPTSSLTPTEFDRLAELISDLKSMNVSLIYVSHKMNEIFKVCDRATILRDGKQVGVVNICDETEESIVTKMVGRKIEKVQHQSFVTDQEVLRIEELGRDSAVLPASFSVQAGEVLGIAGLVGSGRTELLKLIAGIDAKTSGRVLIDGVPVKNLNVSSAIRAGIGLVPEDRKKEGIIKERAVKMNMALPSMGKFTRYGLLKNARLNQITLEVMSDLKLRPLNIDKPIGTLSGGNQQKVIIGRWVAADNKVFLFDEPTRGIDIGAKSEIYNLIEKLARQGKAIVVVSSEMPEIIRISDRVLVMREGKVTKELKGDAITEENIARYAINDLT
- a CDS encoding substrate-binding domain-containing protein; translation: MKKQLLSVLASTLFCTSVYAADLPPLQSDTEPDRTDWTQLATKYGPLPTVDSKLKIGGVSKTLTNEYWRSLGEGYQNVAKKYGFTLAYQAAANEDDQLGQLSIAETLISQGFNGLLVSPQTDANLQPAYEVAKSKGIPVVNVNDAVMPNVQYYVGNVQKDNGVRVADWFIKHHPQGGKVAVIEGQPGVYAAAQRTKGFRETIETNGKFTVVASIPANWSRENAYNAASTILQQHPDLIGFYANNDGMALGVVEAVRSLGKASQVAVFGTDGISDAYASIKRGELTGTVDSFPVLTGEVAMEVMLRLIDGQKLSRVVSTPQALITKENADAFSTKDNAKLRQLLEQH
- a CDS encoding TIM barrel protein, translated to MSEIKFATRLNSFASGAFRYWPGLKGKPSVLQMIERAGTVKGLTHLDLNYPQHITDDLKTLRQKIEDVGLAVNGMQMRWDAPEFKIGAFTNPDATIRRQAIELTKRGIDAGREFGAGLMTLWMGQDGFDYCFQADYKKIWEDAVSAVREVAEYAPDIDISIEYKPNEPRAFSIFPNATTCLLAVEEAGCRNLGITLDFAHVLFANEVPAFAAAMVARRSRLLGLDLNDGWGKRDDGLMVASVNPRATLEFLWQMKRDGYQGAYYFDTFPDASGLDPVREAETNIATVTRLLALCEKLEGNAELLAAIGRQDAVASQQIVNDLMLAR
- the panE gene encoding 2-dehydropantoate 2-reductase yields the protein MRILVVGAGATGGYFGARLAQAGRDVTFLVREKRAAALRASGLNVITPQGDFSLAPNIAQAKDLNAPFDLILLTVKSFGLAAALDDIAPAVGANTTIMPVLNGMGHLAVLKQRFGAEAVIGGYCKINATVDADGNIVQMTPLHDIAYGELSGEHSERIRQIDAQFQGIGVNARLADDITREMWEKWLFLSSLGAITCLMRGNIGQVAAASGGKAFATALIHEIAATIKAGGYREREGMVASTINALTDPESPQTSSMYRDMVQGFAVEADHIIGDLVRIAAAHAVNAPLLNAVYTHLSVYQQAR
- a CDS encoding MFS transporter, translating into MKKRKIGLINYLAYGSGDFLGAGTTALTAAWLLYFYTTFCGLSPIEATFIFAMARVLDAVVSPLMGYLTDNFGGTWLGKRFGRRKFFILLGIPLVFSYSLMWVGHMDYWYYLFTYLFFDVIYTMILVPYETLVPEMTDDFKQKTKFSGARISLAQLSAILAAFLPGILLSYFGKDNAVSFFYSSMVFSIICACVLTLVYCFTWERAPEQKSAAALQAEQQKLTLRQSLKRLNVELTSTLRIRIFRQHLGMYLGGYIAQDVFNAVFTYYVVFVLMQTPSMASNLMGVMAIMQFIAVIGMIPLCIRFGPAPSYRVVTALFGLSAISYAILYYANLSDIFSLLLLISALAGLGRGGINYVPWNIYTYIADVDEAITGQRREGIFAGIMTLTRKASQAGAVMLVGIILQLSGFVSGQSVQTPAVSHTILLVLCFGTLAVLTLGFIISLRFKLNLATHSVLREEVAKMRAAGQVVPNRITPQARTTVEMLAGMPYEALWGNNNIGYLNRHKPAITASVKLANGDDATHASPYQP